The Laspinema palackyanum D2c sequence CGCCCGCCTCACCGAATTATTTGGCGGCGAAATTCCGGCGACATGGGCATGGAGCTCCGGCAAACCCGGGCGGATTCAATTCGGCTTTTATGTGCCCGAGGAATTGCGCGATCGCTTTCAAAAAGCCCGCTACTGGGAAGACTTGCCCGACGGATCGCAGCTAGATTTCCGGTGGAAGGGTTGCCAGTCGGTTCTCCCGCCATCACCTCACCCCGAAACCGGCGCTTATCATTGGGTGCGATCGCCTGATGATTGCGCGATCGCCACTGCCCCCGAATGGCTGATTAAGTTTGCAGTTTCTCTCAATAACCGTAAACTTGCAGCTGTCCCCGATTCAAAATCTAAAGAGCGATCGCCTAAGTCTGAATCTGCCAATCAGAATCAGATTGAAGGCATCCGGCTCCCGGCGCGCTTATATTCGGTTTATCGCGCCCCCCTCAAAATCTGGGCATTCGCGCAACTCGCCGCCCAGGGCAGCGGGCGGGCGGAATTTTCCCTAGAATTTGCAGCGGGGGAATTGCAGCGATCGGTTAGCTCCCTCCGGCGATTGTTGAATCAAGGGCGATCGCTCGGGCTGATTCGCCATTTCTACACGGAGGGCGATCGGGCGATCGTCTATCCCTATGCTCTTAAGAAAATTTCTAAAGCCGCAGGACTGGAGAGCCTGCACGAAATAGCCGAAATTAAATATGAGGATATTAAGAATCTAAATATCAAGGCAACGGAGGCGATCGCGGCGGGCCTCCAACGTGCATCACTATTCGCCGCGAAAGAATCCCAGCGAGATCTCCCTGAAGAAAATCGCATCAAACCCATAAATCCCCTTGTCAACCGTGCGGAACTAGGACAGCGCGTACTTTGGCTAGGCCCAAGGTTTATTGGAGTGAGCGAAAAATTTGTACTTTGGGGAGCTAGTCAAAGCGCGATCGCAACCTGTCGGGGAGTTAGTGAGCGGACAATCCAGCGCCATTTATCAGAGACCTATCGGACTCAATCCTCGGAGGTACGAGGCTCTAGATCCGATTTGGAACCTATTAACAAGGCGCAAATCTGCCAGCGGTTACCGAGGCGCATGAACTTCCTCGGTAACCCAGCATTCTCCGAAATCCTGATTGATGATTTAGACGGCAAGATTTTGGCCTGTGGCGATCGGGTTTACCGTTGCCATACGAATCTATATCAGTTTGATGCGATCGTCAGCCTCGCTGGGTACAAGTGGAGGAGGGCTGCTTATAAATCCTTCCTTGCTGCTTAATTTTAATTTTATCAACTTTGTCTTTCCTTCCCTGGTGGTTATTATGCCTTCTGAGGAAACCTTAATTTTTAATCGCTGTATTCAGGAGGCTCAACGAGTTTGTCTCTCAAGTCAAAGGATTCAAAATTCCGGAGATATTCCCTACTGGGAAAATCAGCTTATTCAAATTCGATGGAATAAAATTCTCAAACTTAAAGCCTTCCCCATTTCCCAGCAACTCAAACTCTTAAACTCTCGCCTTAAAGATAAGGCCCTAAGCTACCAATTTTCCCCCGACAGCTTTGCTGATTTTCTTCAAAATTTTCATGTTGAAGCCCTTCGAGCATTTCGCCGGGAATTTGAGCTAGACAGCTATTCTCCAAAAAGCCGACTCCAGACCGCAGAGTTTTTCGTATTCTGCGATCGCTACGCATCCCGGAAGATTTTGGGCGGCATTCCCCTGATTCGACGACGGGCGCTTGATTTCCTGCATAGCCGCTCCCGAGAAATCTCTTGCGAAATTGAGGCTGCCGCCGAATGGCCCGATGAATTGAGCGCCTGGGGAGGAATGATCTATAAAGCCTATGTCCGGGCCGCCCACGAAGCCGAACGGGAGAAGAGAGCAGCGGGAGATCGCGCCGAGCTTATCTCCGAATTAATCAAATATCTCGAAGCTCGTAAGCAACCCGATTGCATCACCTATTTACGGCTAGTGCTTGCCGATGCACCCTTTTCGGAGATCCATGAAACCCTGGGATTATCTCCCCGCCAACGCGATCATCTTCAGCAAAAGCTGAGGTACTACGTCACCCAGTTTAAGCAAAGAACTGTGACATAGGCTGACTTCGATTCCAGTAGCGGGCAAGATTCTGAAATTTCAAGGCAAGCAAGCGAGACGCGGCCAGAAAGGGGAATAATTAGCGCAGTATCTGGTGCCTATTTATGAAAATCTGGCCACTATGGATTCCCTATCCAATTTCCATTTTGAGATCTGCGTTCGTGTTGGGGGTTTTTCTGGCGATCGCCCTCCCTTTCATGATTCCCCTGGCTATCAACCTAGATCAAGCCCAAACAATTGAGGACCTGACCGATACAGCGATCGCAGCAATTCTCGCGACCTGGTTTTGCTTCATTGCCCTAATCCCCCTCATTGCTTATGCCCACCACTGGGGAAGGGGCTTTTTAGAGGAGGAATGGAGGCGGCGATTTCCCTTTTTCCCCGGGCTTGAGAGTTGGTGGGAGGGATTGTGCGCCCCGTTCGTCCTCTCCCTGGGTAGTTCCCTGGGGATGGGATTGTATCTAGTCTTTGATGATTTTTTCCCTCAGCATTGGGATGATTTCGCGATCGCCAGTGGTTTCATAATTGGAGCAATGGCCTATTTCTACCAACTCGGTATCCTCTTCAAAGAATGGAATGGCTACCGCAAGCGATTGAAAGCAGAGCGCCGCGCCGCAAAGCAAAAGGCCCGGGCAGAAGCCCAGGCCGCAAGGGATAAAGCAGATCGGGAAGGGCAGGAGGCTAGAAGAAAGAAGAAGATTCAAGCCCAGGCAGCCCGCGAAGCAAAGCTCAGAAAAAGTAAAGAAAAGTAAGTTTTAACTGGCTGCCTGACAACAGCCAGTTTTTTATCATTTTACACCACCCTAAACAGACACTCTTTCCACTACCTCAAAATTTCCTGTGGTAGCAGATAGCCAGACAATATTTAGAGCCTCCCGGGGGCAA is a genomic window containing:
- a CDS encoding bifunctional DNA primase/polymerase, coding for MLADFRYCKIQPGTKKPVGLNWQKTPLTWEEVAGESACGILSGHGGFLAVDCDGFGAIARLTELFGGEIPATWAWSSGKPGRIQFGFYVPEELRDRFQKARYWEDLPDGSQLDFRWKGCQSVLPPSPHPETGAYHWVRSPDDCAIATAPEWLIKFAVSLNNRKLAAVPDSKSKERSPKSESANQNQIEGIRLPARLYSVYRAPLKIWAFAQLAAQGSGRAEFSLEFAAGELQRSVSSLRRLLNQGRSLGLIRHFYTEGDRAIVYPYALKKISKAAGLESLHEIAEIKYEDIKNLNIKATEAIAAGLQRASLFAAKESQRDLPEENRIKPINPLVNRAELGQRVLWLGPRFIGVSEKFVLWGASQSAIATCRGVSERTIQRHLSETYRTQSSEVRGSRSDLEPINKAQICQRLPRRMNFLGNPAFSEILIDDLDGKILACGDRVYRCHTNLYQFDAIVSLAGYKWRRAAYKSFLAA